In Herbaspirillum sp. WKF16, one genomic interval encodes:
- a CDS encoding class 1 fructose-bisphosphatase, producing the protein MKRISLTQHLIEQQRLHNKIPSELRLLIEVVGRACKSISHAVGKGALGEVLGTAGSENVQGEVQKKLDVISNEILLEANEWGGHLAAMASEEMETIHRIPNRYPKGEYLLMFDPLDGSSNIDVNVSIGTIFSVLKAPDGMTEPTEKDFMQPGTKQVAAGYAVYGPQTVLVLTTGDGVHCFTLDREMGAWVLTQKDIQIPADTKEFAINASNQRHWFPPVKRYVDEMLAGVTGPRGKDFNMRWIASMVADVHRILNRGGVFMYPADAREPGKPGKLRLMYEANPMAFIVEQAGGAATDGNQRILDIQPEKLHQRVAVFLGSKNEVERVTSYHQQ; encoded by the coding sequence ATGAAACGCATCAGCCTCACGCAACACCTGATCGAGCAGCAGCGTCTGCACAACAAGATTCCGTCCGAGCTGCGCCTGTTGATCGAAGTCGTCGGCCGCGCTTGCAAGTCGATCTCGCACGCCGTCGGCAAGGGCGCGCTGGGCGAGGTGCTGGGCACCGCCGGCAGCGAGAACGTGCAGGGCGAAGTCCAGAAGAAGCTGGACGTGATCTCCAACGAGATCCTGCTGGAAGCCAACGAATGGGGCGGCCACCTGGCGGCCATGGCCTCCGAGGAAATGGAGACCATCCACCGCATCCCCAACCGCTATCCCAAGGGCGAATACCTGCTGATGTTCGATCCGCTGGACGGCTCCTCCAACATCGACGTCAACGTCTCCATCGGCACCATCTTCTCGGTGCTCAAGGCGCCGGACGGCATGACCGAGCCGACCGAAAAGGACTTCATGCAGCCCGGCACCAAGCAGGTCGCCGCCGGCTATGCGGTCTACGGCCCGCAGACCGTGCTGGTGCTGACCACCGGCGACGGCGTGCACTGCTTCACGCTGGACCGCGAAATGGGCGCCTGGGTGCTCACCCAGAAGGACATCCAGATCCCGGCCGACACCAAGGAGTTCGCCATCAACGCCTCCAACCAGCGCCACTGGTTCCCGCCGGTCAAGCGCTACGTCGATGAAATGCTGGCCGGCGTCACCGGCCCGCGCGGCAAGGACTTCAACATGCGCTGGATCGCCTCCATGGTGGCCGACGTGCATCGCATCCTGAACCGCGGCGGCGTCTTCATGTACCCGGCCGATGCCCGCGAACCGGGCAAGCCGGGCAAGCTGCGCCTGATGTACGAGGCCAACCCGATGGCCTTCATCGTCGAGCAGGCCGGCGGCGCCGCCACCGACGGCAACCAGCGCATCCTCGACATCCAGCCGGAGAAGCTGCACCAGCGCGTGGCGGTGTTCCTGGGATCGAAGAACGAGGTCGAGCGCGTGACCTCCTATCACCAGCAATAA
- the pepN gene encoding aminopeptidase N, whose protein sequence is MRTDTPQTINRKDYAAPNYLVDTVEMGFDLDPSDTRVATRIAMRRNPAAAGRDIVLFGEELELVALRLNGKTLARGDYRLAGGVLTIPAAPAKAVLEIETLTHPDKNTSLMGLYVSNGNFFTQCEAEGFRKITYFPDRPDVMAKYTVMLRADRARYPVLLSNGNLVEQGELPGGRHYAKWEDPFKKPSYLFALVAGDLVCQEETVRLKSGRDALLQVWVEEGNLDKTQHAMDSLKNSIDWDVRRFGLDLDLDRFMIVAVGDFNMGAMENKGLNIFNTKYVLANPRIATDVDFANIEAVVGHEYFHNWTGNRVTCRDWFQLSLKEGLTVFRDQEFSADMVGTDSGRAVKRIDDVRVLRQAQFPEDAGPMAHPVRPDSYVEINNFYTVTIYEKGAEVVRMYQTLLGREGFRKGMDLYFARHDGQAVTCDDFRAAMADAGKRDLSQFERWYSQSGTPQVDASARYDAKGKTLELTLEQSCPATPGQKKKQPFHIPVAVGLLDAKGRDMPLTLEGEKPAGKSGATTRVLELTKTKQTFRFTGVSEKPVPSILRGFSAPVVLKVDYTDAELAFLMAHDSDAFNRWEAGQRLATRRLLNLTVAVQAARQSGHVVAVDTVLNNIEQDGALAAALRATLRDETLDPSFRELVLTLPSETMIAEQMEVIDPHAIHVARQFLRRSLARELREDLLAAFRASQTPGDYSPDATSSGKRALKNVALSYLAELDDAEALALAAQQDVAANNMTDRLAALSALINSAAPGKSEALQRFYAEFENEALVIDKWFTLQATARGADVNTVRTLAGHPAFTLKNPNRARSLIFSFCNGNPSAFHAADGSGYSFWAEQVVALNSSNPQVAARLARSLDRWRKYTPALQEKMRLALQQVAASPKLSRDVAEVITKALAN, encoded by the coding sequence ATGCGCACCGATACGCCTCAGACGATCAATCGTAAAGACTACGCCGCCCCCAATTACCTGGTCGACACCGTCGAGATGGGTTTCGACCTCGACCCCTCCGACACCCGCGTGGCCACCCGCATCGCCATGCGCCGCAACCCGGCCGCGGCCGGGCGCGACATCGTCCTGTTCGGCGAGGAGCTGGAACTGGTGGCGCTGCGCCTGAACGGCAAGACCCTGGCGCGCGGCGACTACCGCCTGGCCGGCGGCGTGCTGACCATCCCCGCGGCCCCGGCCAAGGCCGTGCTGGAAATCGAGACCCTCACCCATCCCGACAAGAACACCTCGCTGATGGGCCTGTACGTCTCCAACGGCAACTTCTTCACCCAGTGCGAAGCGGAAGGCTTCCGCAAGATCACCTACTTCCCGGACCGCCCGGACGTGATGGCCAAGTACACCGTCATGCTGCGCGCCGACCGCGCCCGCTATCCGGTGCTGCTGTCCAACGGCAACCTGGTCGAGCAGGGCGAGCTGCCCGGCGGGCGCCACTACGCCAAGTGGGAAGACCCGTTCAAGAAGCCGTCCTACCTGTTCGCGCTGGTGGCCGGCGACCTGGTGTGCCAGGAAGAAACCGTCAGGCTCAAGTCCGGCCGCGACGCCCTGCTGCAGGTGTGGGTCGAAGAGGGCAACCTCGACAAGACCCAGCACGCCATGGATTCGCTCAAGAACAGCATCGACTGGGATGTCAGGCGCTTCGGCCTGGACCTGGACCTGGATCGCTTCATGATCGTGGCGGTGGGCGACTTCAACATGGGCGCGATGGAAAACAAGGGCCTGAACATCTTCAACACCAAGTACGTGCTGGCCAATCCGCGCATCGCCACCGATGTCGATTTCGCCAACATCGAGGCGGTGGTCGGCCACGAGTATTTCCACAACTGGACCGGCAACCGCGTCACCTGCCGCGACTGGTTCCAGCTGTCGTTGAAGGAAGGCCTGACCGTCTTCCGCGACCAGGAATTCTCGGCCGACATGGTCGGCACCGACAGCGGCCGCGCCGTCAAGCGCATCGACGACGTGCGCGTGCTGCGCCAGGCGCAGTTCCCGGAAGACGCCGGCCCGATGGCGCACCCGGTGCGTCCCGACTCCTACGTCGAGATCAACAATTTCTACACCGTCACCATCTACGAGAAGGGCGCCGAGGTGGTGCGCATGTACCAGACCCTGCTGGGCCGCGAAGGCTTCCGCAAGGGCATGGACCTGTACTTCGCGCGGCATGACGGCCAAGCCGTCACCTGCGACGATTTCCGCGCCGCCATGGCCGACGCCGGCAAGCGCGACCTGAGCCAGTTCGAGCGCTGGTACAGCCAGTCCGGCACGCCGCAGGTCGATGCCAGCGCGCGCTACGACGCCAAGGGCAAGACCCTGGAGCTGACGCTGGAGCAAAGCTGCCCGGCCACGCCCGGCCAGAAGAAAAAGCAGCCCTTCCACATCCCGGTGGCCGTCGGCCTGCTCGACGCCAAGGGCCGCGACATGCCGCTTACGCTGGAAGGCGAGAAGCCGGCCGGCAAGTCCGGCGCCACCACCCGCGTGCTGGAACTGACCAAGACCAAGCAGACCTTCCGCTTCACCGGCGTGTCCGAAAAGCCGGTGCCCTCGATCCTGCGCGGCTTTTCCGCGCCGGTGGTGCTCAAGGTCGACTACACCGACGCCGAACTTGCCTTCCTGATGGCGCACGACAGCGACGCCTTCAATCGCTGGGAAGCCGGCCAGCGCCTGGCGACCCGTCGCCTGCTCAACCTCACCGTGGCGGTGCAGGCCGCGCGCCAGTCGGGCCATGTGGTGGCGGTCGACACCGTGCTCAACAACATCGAGCAGGACGGCGCGCTGGCCGCCGCGCTGCGCGCCACGCTCAGGGATGAAACGCTGGATCCGTCCTTCCGCGAACTGGTGCTGACGCTGCCGTCGGAGACCATGATCGCCGAGCAGATGGAAGTGATCGACCCGCACGCCATCCACGTCGCGCGCCAGTTCCTGCGCCGCTCGCTGGCGCGCGAGCTGCGCGAGGACCTGCTGGCCGCCTTCCGCGCCAGCCAGACCCCGGGCGACTACAGCCCGGACGCCACCTCCAGCGGCAAGCGCGCGCTCAAGAACGTGGCCCTGTCCTACCTGGCCGAGCTGGACGACGCCGAGGCGCTGGCCCTGGCCGCGCAGCAGGACGTTGCCGCCAACAACATGACCGACCGGCTGGCCGCGCTGTCGGCGCTGATCAACAGCGCCGCCCCCGGCAAGAGCGAGGCGCTGCAGCGCTTCTACGCCGAGTTCGAGAACGAGGCGCTGGTGATCGACAAGTGGTTCACGCTGCAAGCCACGGCGCGCGGCGCCGACGTCAATACCGTGCGCACGCTGGCCGGCCATCCGGCGTTCACGCTGAAGAACCCGAATCGCGCGCGCAGCCTGATCTTCAGCTTCTGCAACGGCAATCCTTCCGCCTTCCACGCGGCCGATGGCAGCGGCTACAGCTTCTGGGCCGAGCAGGTCGTCGCGCTCAACTCCAGCAACCCGCAGGTCGCCGCGCGCCTGGCGCGCAGCCTGGACCGCTGGCGCAAGTACACCCCGGCGCTGCAGGAAAAGATGCGCCTGGCGCTGCAGCAGGTGGCGGCCTCGCCCAAGCTCTCGCGCGACGTCGCGGAAGTGATCACCAAGGCGCTGGCGAACTGA